In Bacteriovorax stolpii, a single genomic region encodes these proteins:
- the hutI gene encoding imidazolonepropionase, which produces MTVKIFRHFSEIATLENAYKKDGRKLSPSDLGLIKDASIVYNHDEIIWVGPDSQLPEDYQHMDFIDASGKTCVPEIVDSHTHVVFGGDRAHEYSMRLNGATYEEIAKAGGGILNSMKGTNALSRSELLKLAQQRIKNIRSYGVGTIEVKSGYGLNFEKEYEISRIIHDLKNIVRPDVQIINTFMAAHAVPKDYSSSYEYMKDVVLPLLDKLGEEQILDCVDIFHEQNYFSEEDVISLFERAKRWNIPVKMHADEFNDNKGAILATKYQALSADHLLATGADGIEALKNSNTVATLLPGTGLFLGKNQANGRAFLDAGVKVAIASDYNPGSCHCDNLVMIASLAAPIYKMNMAELWCAITFNAACAVGLKNQGALIPGLRPRFSVFNTDSIDRITYNWGKNLAI; this is translated from the coding sequence ATGACAGTTAAAATTTTTCGCCACTTCTCTGAAATTGCCACTCTGGAAAATGCCTATAAAAAAGATGGGAGAAAACTTTCTCCTTCTGACCTTGGATTAATTAAGGACGCTTCTATTGTCTACAACCACGATGAGATCATTTGGGTTGGCCCCGATAGCCAGCTGCCAGAAGATTATCAACACATGGATTTTATCGATGCCAGTGGAAAGACCTGTGTGCCGGAAATTGTCGACTCACACACACACGTTGTATTTGGTGGAGACCGCGCTCACGAATACAGCATGAGACTTAACGGCGCCACTTATGAAGAGATCGCTAAGGCCGGTGGTGGAATTTTAAACTCGATGAAAGGAACAAATGCCCTTTCTCGCAGTGAACTTTTAAAACTTGCTCAACAAAGAATTAAAAACATCCGCTCTTACGGAGTGGGTACAATCGAAGTTAAATCTGGTTACGGGTTAAACTTTGAAAAAGAATATGAAATTTCCCGCATCATCCACGATTTAAAAAATATCGTGCGTCCTGATGTGCAAATCATTAACACTTTCATGGCCGCTCATGCAGTTCCTAAAGACTACTCGAGCTCATATGAATACATGAAAGATGTAGTTCTTCCTCTGTTAGATAAACTTGGTGAAGAACAAATCCTTGATTGCGTTGATATCTTCCACGAGCAAAATTATTTCTCTGAAGAAGATGTCATCTCACTTTTTGAGCGCGCAAAAAGATGGAACATCCCAGTTAAAATGCACGCTGACGAATTTAACGATAACAAAGGCGCCATCCTCGCAACTAAATACCAGGCGCTTTCAGCAGACCACCTTCTAGCAACTGGAGCTGATGGGATTGAAGCGCTTAAGAATTCAAATACCGTAGCGACACTACTTCCTGGCACAGGACTTTTCTTAGGGAAAAACCAGGCCAATGGCCGCGCCTTTTTAGATGCCGGAGTTAAAGTTGCCATCGCTTCTGATTACAACCCAGGTTCATGTCACTGCGACAACCTCGTGATGATTGCCTCATTGGCCGCTCCGATTTATAAAATGAATATGGCGGAACTATGGTGTGCTATCACTTTCAACGCCGCTTGTGCCGTTGGACTGAAAAACCAAGGGGCCTTAATCCCTGGGCTTAGACCACGATTCAGCGTCTTTAATACCGACTCAATTGATCGAATTACCTATAATTGGGGCAAGAATTTAGCTATTTAG
- the glpK gene encoding glycerol kinase GlpK, with the protein MNYILSIDQGTTGTRSCLIDAETFTLIGQASKEYPQIYPKPSWVEHNLNDIWATVESTAKEVLKNNNVQAHQIKAIGITNQRETTCAFDKKGTPLANAIVWQDRRTSDFCQELKGKNLSEKIKEKTGLPIDPYFSATKMNWLLKNNSAVANAAKDGTLLFGTIDTFLLFKLTGHVSHKTDASNASRTMLMNLKTCDWDAELLDVFGVKKEFLPSIEDSFGNFGVTKGLSFLPDGIPVTGILGDQQSALFGQAGFHKGEMKCTYGTGAFVLLNTGDDLIYSKSGLLTTVEYRHKGKAVYALEGSSYIAGAAVQWLRDNLKIIKKSSEVEPLAREVHNFEELKHIQFFPFFAGIGSPYWNAEAKGAITGLTRDSGRAHIAFACLEGVAMAINDLLMAMKKDTGLSIKTLKVDGGAAANTLLMELQATISETTIVRPKVIETTAFGAAMAAAIGAGLTDFEKLSTTWKKDREFPIDSNLEGYIKDKRELWNKTISKMFT; encoded by the coding sequence ATGAATTACATCTTGTCGATTGACCAGGGAACAACAGGAACGAGATCTTGTCTGATTGATGCCGAAACTTTTACTCTTATCGGTCAGGCAAGTAAGGAATACCCTCAAATCTATCCCAAACCATCTTGGGTTGAACACAACCTCAATGACATCTGGGCGACAGTTGAATCAACTGCTAAAGAAGTTTTAAAAAACAATAATGTTCAGGCCCATCAAATTAAGGCCATCGGTATCACCAACCAACGCGAAACAACTTGTGCCTTCGATAAAAAAGGAACTCCACTCGCTAACGCGATTGTCTGGCAAGACAGGCGCACCAGCGATTTCTGTCAGGAGCTGAAGGGAAAAAATCTTTCAGAGAAGATTAAAGAAAAAACAGGCCTTCCTATCGATCCTTATTTTTCTGCAACGAAAATGAATTGGCTTTTAAAAAATAATTCAGCTGTGGCAAATGCTGCCAAAGATGGCACTCTTCTTTTTGGAACGATCGATACTTTTCTTCTTTTTAAATTAACCGGACACGTTTCTCATAAGACTGATGCTTCAAACGCCTCTCGCACGATGTTGATGAATTTAAAGACCTGTGACTGGGACGCTGAGCTTCTCGATGTCTTCGGAGTGAAAAAAGAGTTTCTTCCTTCTATTGAAGACTCATTTGGAAATTTCGGTGTGACTAAGGGCCTTTCGTTTTTACCAGACGGCATTCCGGTGACTGGAATTTTAGGAGATCAGCAATCAGCTCTTTTTGGACAAGCAGGTTTTCATAAAGGCGAAATGAAATGCACTTATGGTACTGGTGCCTTTGTTCTTTTAAATACAGGTGATGACTTAATTTACTCAAAGTCAGGACTTCTGACGACTGTTGAGTATCGCCACAAAGGTAAGGCCGTCTACGCTCTTGAAGGTTCAAGTTACATCGCTGGTGCGGCTGTTCAATGGCTGCGCGATAATTTAAAGATCATTAAAAAAAGTTCTGAAGTGGAACCTCTTGCTCGCGAAGTCCATAACTTTGAAGAGCTAAAGCACATTCAGTTCTTCCCATTTTTTGCCGGAATAGGCTCTCCTTACTGGAATGCTGAGGCCAAAGGAGCAATCACCGGACTGACTCGCGATTCTGGACGCGCTCATATTGCTTTTGCATGCCTTGAAGGTGTCGCCATGGCGATTAATGACCTTTTAATGGCGATGAAAAAAGACACTGGTCTTAGTATTAAGACTCTTAAAGTTGACGGCGGAGCCGCCGCTAATACGCTTTTGATGGAGCTTCAAGCGACAATTTCAGAAACGACAATTGTTAGACCTAAAGTTATCGAGACAACAGCTTTTGGTGCAGCGATGGCCGCGGCGATTGGTGCCGGTTTAACTGACTTTGAAAAACTCTCGACGACATGGAAAAAAGACCGCGAGTTTCCGATTGATTCAAATCTTGAAGGTTATATCAAAGACAAGAGAGAGCTTTGGAATAAAACGATCAGCAAAATGTTTACTTAA
- a CDS encoding patatin-like phospholipase family protein codes for MYHDVDLSQFKNKKTALVLSGGVVKAASWHLGVALALEELGFVLKHNKSPLDADYEISTYVGSSAGSLINLYFASGFRPIDVIDATINRKNAQTSLKPVTYADMLSRKMPSRNPFNFDFYNPLEGFPAFLKQMSKPLLSISGLFSTEGLNQYMQKHVILSQNFEEYAADMFVVATQLDHSRKVIFSKYNYPSPIHDSTAEYYTGVDITQAVSASMSVPPFYAPFPIKNPRTAQVDYYIDGEIRETLSNHVAVDNKCDYIISSWTHTPYHYHDEIGSLINFGLPAICMQAIYLMIQKKIVSSRGQKVLAKDIIDTVNDYMSSQNFSVKDKVKITSILERKLNYNPNVKFIDIYPDHSHYKLFFTNSFSLDPQKAKYIMTAGYKKTLEVFKNLD; via the coding sequence ATGTACCACGATGTAGATCTCAGCCAATTCAAAAATAAAAAGACCGCCCTGGTTCTTTCCGGTGGCGTTGTTAAGGCCGCTTCATGGCATCTGGGCGTGGCCCTCGCCCTTGAAGAGCTTGGTTTTGTGCTCAAACACAACAAGTCTCCACTTGATGCAGATTATGAGATTTCAACTTATGTTGGCTCAAGTGCTGGCTCATTAATTAACCTGTACTTTGCCTCAGGTTTTAGGCCCATTGATGTTATCGATGCAACCATCAACCGCAAGAATGCCCAGACTTCGTTAAAGCCGGTTACATATGCTGATATGCTTTCGAGAAAAATGCCTTCGCGCAATCCATTCAACTTTGATTTCTATAATCCCCTTGAAGGATTCCCGGCCTTTTTAAAACAAATGTCAAAACCACTGCTTTCTATTTCAGGACTTTTTTCAACTGAAGGTCTAAATCAGTATATGCAAAAGCATGTTATTCTTTCGCAAAATTTCGAAGAATACGCCGCCGACATGTTTGTCGTTGCCACTCAGTTAGATCATTCGCGAAAAGTTATTTTCAGCAAATACAATTACCCAAGTCCAATCCATGATTCGACAGCTGAATATTACACCGGTGTAGATATCACTCAGGCGGTTTCTGCCAGCATGAGTGTTCCGCCTTTTTATGCTCCTTTTCCGATTAAAAACCCGCGCACAGCTCAAGTCGATTATTATATCGACGGTGAAATTAGAGAGACTCTCTCTAACCACGTGGCCGTTGATAATAAGTGCGATTACATTATTAGCTCATGGACCCACACTCCATACCACTATCACGATGAAATCGGGTCTTTAATTAATTTTGGTCTTCCGGCCATCTGTATGCAGGCCATTTACCTAATGATCCAAAAGAAAATTGTCTCTTCCCGCGGACAGAAGGTTTTAGCAAAAGATATTATCGACACTGTTAATGACTACATGTCTTCGCAAAATTTCAGCGTAAAAGATAAAGTGAAGATCACTTCGATTTTAGAGAGAAAACTTAACTATAATCCCAATGTTAAGTTTATCGACATCTATCCGGATCACTCGCACTACAAGCTTTTCTTCACTAACTCATTTTCGCTTGATCCACAAAAGGCGAAATACATCATGACTGCGGGCTATAAAAAGACGCTCGAAGTTTTTAAAAATTTAGATTAG
- the atpC gene encoding ATP synthase F1 subunit epsilon: MKYYTVDILTPSKIIAKSIPAESLLIPTVRGQINVLENHTHIVTKLSTGVLTVFGGPDYADRNFLVSNGVCKILENKITVLANTAEESTDVNVERAKLSLQNAEEKLKNTEGLSLEEIDEYVQKAERAKLRIQLAEFTRPR; the protein is encoded by the coding sequence ATGAAATACTACACAGTTGATATTCTTACGCCTTCTAAAATTATTGCGAAAAGCATTCCCGCTGAATCGTTGCTAATCCCAACGGTTCGCGGGCAGATCAACGTTCTTGAAAACCACACTCACATCGTGACGAAACTATCGACTGGTGTGCTTACAGTTTTTGGTGGACCTGATTACGCTGATAGAAACTTCCTTGTTTCTAACGGTGTTTGTAAAATTTTAGAAAACAAGATTACCGTTCTTGCAAATACTGCAGAAGAAAGCACGGACGTTAATGTTGAGAGAGCGAAACTTTCTCTTCAAAACGCGGAAGAGAAACTTAAAAATACGGAAGGTCTATCTCTTGAAGAGATCGACGAGTACGTACAGAAAGCTGAGAGAGCGAAACTCCGTATCCAGCTTGCTGAATTTACCAGACCACGCTAA
- the ligA gene encoding NAD-dependent DNA ligase LigA has product MSRIQKLESEIIKHKALYYQGRPEISDYDYDKLEDELKKLDPKNPVLNIVGTTTSASDKIKHDKKMLSLEKTYVIEDLVTWMGKEEILSTMKLDGISCSLIYQDGDLHLAKTRGDGTFGENITKKVMWINNVPKFINNKHKIEIRGELFCDEESFFKLSKEMTDIGLEKPTSQRNIVAGLMGRKENLELCRYIKFMAFDYISDEPIKKEEKKFEHLKEHGFLIPEVEIHTSKESLEDVIDRARHFMSEGDYQIDGLVFTYNSLALHEELGETSHHPRYKMAFKFQGESKTTTLKEIIWYVSRNGILTPVGEVEPVELSGAMISNVTLHNYGMVAANNLKSGDEIEIIRSGEVIPKFLSVVKSSKEKFVVPDHCPSCDSKVEIVDIRIFCRNDNCPGKNKEIILNFIQKIGIENLSGKRLEELINAKLVKTIPDLYRLEASDLMKLDKVKDKLSNKLIESIEKTKTVDLITFLSALGISGGAYNKCEKVVRGGFDSIKKIKNLSLEQLMKVESFAEKSATEFLTSIREKFDLIDELVDLGFEFTVEETRETAVTGMKICITGALSEKRPVVEDKIREGGGIVVSSVSKNTDILVTNETDPSSSKYKKALELKIKIITEAELLKMLK; this is encoded by the coding sequence GTGAGTCGCATCCAAAAACTTGAATCCGAAATTATTAAACATAAGGCGCTCTATTACCAAGGGCGCCCTGAAATATCTGATTACGATTACGACAAACTCGAAGACGAATTAAAAAAGCTAGATCCAAAAAACCCAGTTCTCAATATTGTCGGCACAACGACATCGGCCAGCGATAAAATCAAACACGATAAAAAAATGCTTTCCCTTGAAAAGACTTACGTCATTGAAGACCTGGTGACGTGGATGGGGAAAGAAGAAATCCTGAGCACGATGAAGCTTGATGGAATCAGTTGTTCACTTATTTATCAAGACGGTGATCTTCACCTGGCCAAAACCAGAGGGGATGGAACTTTTGGTGAGAACATCACTAAAAAGGTTATGTGGATCAATAACGTTCCAAAATTTATCAACAATAAACACAAGATTGAAATTAGAGGCGAGCTTTTTTGTGATGAAGAAAGCTTCTTTAAACTTTCAAAAGAAATGACAGATATTGGGTTAGAAAAACCTACCAGCCAGAGAAACATTGTCGCTGGTTTAATGGGGCGTAAAGAAAACCTCGAGCTTTGTCGCTATATCAAGTTCATGGCCTTTGATTACATTAGCGATGAACCAATTAAAAAAGAAGAAAAGAAATTTGAGCATTTAAAAGAGCACGGCTTTCTTATTCCAGAAGTTGAAATCCATACATCAAAAGAATCTCTAGAAGATGTGATTGATCGTGCCCGTCATTTTATGTCAGAGGGAGATTACCAAATCGACGGCCTGGTATTTACTTATAACAGCCTGGCCTTGCATGAGGAGTTGGGAGAAACATCTCATCATCCTCGATATAAAATGGCCTTTAAGTTTCAAGGTGAATCAAAGACAACAACTCTTAAAGAAATCATTTGGTACGTTTCGAGAAATGGAATTTTAACTCCCGTTGGAGAAGTTGAGCCGGTGGAACTTTCTGGGGCGATGATCTCGAATGTGACTCTGCATAACTACGGAATGGTTGCGGCCAATAACTTAAAGTCTGGAGATGAAATTGAAATTATCCGCTCTGGAGAGGTTATTCCAAAATTTCTTTCAGTAGTGAAATCATCAAAAGAGAAATTTGTTGTTCCAGACCATTGCCCAAGTTGTGACTCAAAAGTTGAAATCGTCGATATCAGGATTTTTTGTCGCAACGATAATTGCCCCGGGAAAAACAAAGAGATCATTTTAAATTTTATCCAGAAGATTGGCATTGAAAACCTAAGTGGAAAAAGGCTTGAGGAATTAATCAATGCAAAGCTTGTAAAAACGATCCCTGATCTTTACCGCCTGGAAGCTTCTGACTTAATGAAGCTTGATAAGGTTAAAGATAAATTAAGCAACAAGCTTATTGAGTCGATTGAAAAAACGAAAACTGTAGACCTGATTACTTTCTTGTCGGCACTAGGTATCAGTGGTGGAGCCTATAACAAGTGCGAGAAAGTCGTGCGCGGCGGATTTGATAGCATCAAGAAGATTAAAAACTTAAGTCTTGAGCAGCTCATGAAAGTTGAATCATTTGCTGAGAAATCAGCGACGGAGTTTTTAACTTCAATTCGTGAAAAGTTTGATTTAATTGATGAACTTGTAGACCTGGGGTTTGAGTTCACAGTTGAAGAGACCCGCGAAACTGCAGTTACTGGAATGAAGATTTGTATTACTGGCGCCCTTTCAGAAAAGAGGCCAGTCGTAGAAGATAAAATCCGCGAAGGCGGAGGGATTGTGGTGTCTTCGGTTTCAAAGAACACAGATATTTTAGTAACGAATGAAACTGACCCAAGCTCAAGCAAGTATAAAAAAGCGCTGGAGCTTAAAATCAAGATCATTACGGAAGCAGAACTTTTAAAAATGTTAAAGTAG
- the radA gene encoding DNA repair protein RadA: protein MAKKTSTFICQSCSYQTSKWMGKCPECGSWNSFTEETTVAAKDLNRAHKRTALGGEAPKLINEIVLEKQFRVVTGMGEFDRVVGGGVVPGSLILIGGEPGIGKSTLLTAIMGRLSQSHAGQTVLYVSGEESVNQVAERSKRVGVNADNFYIYNETNWQKILEQINKLQPRFLVIDSIQTTSSSEIDSAPGTVSQIREVTYELMNHVKANGITCFVIGHITKEGSIAGPKILEHMVDTVIYFEGDQFGHYRILRAMKNRFGNTNEVGIFEMKESGLDEVKNPSQYFLDDQLKESFGRSLTCIIEGSRSLFVEVQALVVDNKFGNGRRTTHGIDNNRLSMMVAVIEKYFGLPLGFNDIYLNVVGGMKLTTRESDLSIIASLLSSYRSKPIDSSTIFVGEVGLTGEVRSIPQMEMRIKEMAQLNYKRVVTSEKTARELKGKYDIEIIGLRQARDLDQFIGK from the coding sequence ATGGCCAAAAAGACCTCAACGTTTATTTGTCAGAGTTGTTCATACCAAACTTCAAAGTGGATGGGGAAATGTCCAGAGTGTGGATCGTGGAACTCATTTACCGAAGAGACGACTGTTGCGGCCAAAGATCTAAATCGCGCTCATAAAAGAACGGCATTAGGAGGGGAAGCCCCAAAGCTGATTAATGAAATCGTTTTAGAAAAGCAGTTTAGAGTTGTGACGGGAATGGGAGAATTTGACCGCGTTGTGGGTGGCGGGGTTGTTCCAGGATCACTGATTCTTATCGGTGGTGAGCCAGGAATTGGAAAGTCGACACTGCTTACGGCGATTATGGGAAGACTTTCTCAATCACATGCAGGGCAGACTGTTCTCTATGTGAGTGGGGAAGAATCTGTTAACCAGGTGGCGGAAAGATCAAAGAGAGTTGGTGTTAATGCTGACAATTTCTATATTTATAACGAAACAAATTGGCAGAAGATTTTAGAGCAAATCAATAAACTCCAGCCGCGCTTTTTAGTTATCGACTCAATTCAGACGACGTCATCATCTGAAATTGATTCAGCACCGGGAACGGTGTCTCAGATTCGCGAAGTGACTTATGAACTTATGAATCACGTGAAGGCCAATGGGATCACGTGTTTTGTTATCGGTCACATCACGAAAGAAGGATCTATCGCCGGGCCAAAAATCCTTGAGCACATGGTCGATACTGTAATTTATTTTGAAGGGGATCAGTTTGGTCACTACAGAATTCTTCGCGCGATGAAAAACCGCTTCGGAAATACCAACGAGGTCGGGATTTTTGAAATGAAAGAAAGTGGGTTAGATGAAGTTAAAAATCCATCTCAATACTTCCTTGATGATCAATTGAAAGAATCTTTTGGGCGCTCGTTGACTTGTATCATTGAAGGATCGCGTTCTCTCTTTGTAGAGGTTCAAGCATTGGTTGTTGATAATAAGTTTGGTAACGGGCGCAGGACAACTCACGGAATTGATAACAACCGCCTTTCAATGATGGTGGCCGTTATTGAAAAATATTTCGGATTGCCACTGGGGTTTAACGATATTTACTTAAACGTTGTTGGGGGAATGAAGCTTACGACAAGAGAGTCGGATCTCTCGATCATTGCTTCTCTTTTAAGTTCATACCGTTCAAAACCAATTGACTCGAGCACGATTTTTGTCGGAGAGGTTGGGTTAACGGGGGAAGTTCGCTCGATTCCTCAGATGGAAATGAGAATCAAAGAAATGGCCCAGCTCAATTACAAACGAGTGGTCACTTCAGAAAAAACGGCAAGAGAGTTAAAAGGTAAATACGATATCGAGATTATTGGCCTTCGCCAGGCGCGAGACCTAGATCAGTTTATCGGGAAATAA
- a CDS encoding Kazal-type serine protease inhibitor family protein translates to MKRFVTFLRLFSLTTLLVLASCGSDKMQGASTGSNSLTGGQCACNSSYSPVCGYNNVTYDNLCQAKCYYGDEANKFAQGSCNCSDSGPVCGDDNKTYINECEAQAAIRNGFMKRIVKFSDCNR, encoded by the coding sequence ATGAAAAGGTTTGTTACATTCCTGCGTTTATTTAGTCTGACTACGTTGCTCGTTTTAGCATCGTGTGGGTCTGATAAAATGCAAGGAGCTTCAACTGGCTCAAACTCTCTAACTGGTGGGCAATGCGCTTGTAACTCAAGTTATTCACCAGTATGCGGATACAACAACGTCACATACGATAATCTATGCCAGGCCAAATGCTATTATGGTGATGAGGCCAATAAGTTTGCTCAAGGTAGCTGTAACTGTAGCGACAGCGGTCCTGTATGTGGTGATGACAACAAAACTTATATCAATGAATGTGAAGCTCAAGCAGCAATCAGAAATGGTTTCATGAAAAGAATCGTTAAATTTAGCGATTGCAATCGCTAA
- the atpD gene encoding F0F1 ATP synthase subunit beta, with product MSENYGVVKQVMGPVLDVEFSNGKIPAIYNALKLTNKTISNQEWNLTVEVSQHLGDNMVRCIAMDSTEGLSRGLKVLDTGKAIQAPVGRECLGRIINVIGEPVDEAGPINAKKTYDIHRPAPGFDKQSTKLEQFYTGIKVIDLLAPYVRGGKIGLFGGAGVGKTVLIQELINNIATQHGGYSVFAGVGERTREGNDLFHEMTESGVIAKTALVFGQMNEPPGARARVALTGLSMAEYFRDEENQDVLFFVDNIFRFTQAGSEVSALLGRIPSAVGYQPTLGTEMGAMQERITSTVNGSITSIQAVYVPADDYTDPAPATTFAHLDATTELSRQIAELGIYPAVDPLSSSSSILTPAIVGEEHYNVARGVQKILQKYKELQDIIAILGMDELSEEDKLIVGRARKVQKFLSQPFFVAEQFTGLKGKFVEINDTIKAFKAILNGEVDDLPEQAFYLVGGLDMVYEKAAQIKAGK from the coding sequence ATGTCTGAAAATTACGGTGTTGTAAAGCAAGTAATGGGACCGGTACTAGACGTTGAATTTTCTAACGGGAAAATTCCAGCGATCTACAACGCTCTCAAGTTAACAAACAAGACGATCTCGAATCAAGAATGGAACCTGACTGTTGAAGTATCTCAACACTTAGGGGACAACATGGTTCGTTGTATCGCGATGGACTCTACAGAGGGTCTATCGAGAGGACTAAAAGTTCTTGATACAGGTAAAGCGATCCAAGCTCCTGTTGGTAGAGAGTGTTTAGGAAGAATTATTAACGTTATCGGTGAGCCAGTTGATGAAGCTGGTCCAATTAACGCTAAGAAGACTTACGACATTCACAGACCAGCTCCTGGATTCGATAAGCAATCAACAAAACTAGAGCAGTTCTATACAGGGATTAAAGTAATCGACCTTCTAGCTCCATACGTTCGCGGTGGAAAGATCGGTCTATTCGGTGGTGCCGGTGTAGGTAAGACAGTTCTTATTCAAGAGTTAATTAACAACATCGCTACTCAACACGGTGGATACTCAGTATTTGCTGGTGTAGGTGAGCGTACTCGTGAAGGGAACGACCTTTTCCACGAAATGACAGAGTCTGGTGTAATTGCAAAAACTGCACTGGTATTCGGTCAAATGAATGAGCCACCTGGAGCTCGTGCACGTGTTGCTCTAACTGGTCTTTCAATGGCGGAATACTTCCGTGATGAAGAAAACCAAGACGTACTTTTCTTCGTTGATAACATCTTCCGCTTTACTCAAGCAGGATCTGAAGTATCAGCGCTACTAGGACGTATTCCATCTGCCGTAGGATACCAACCAACACTTGGTACTGAGATGGGAGCTATGCAAGAGCGTATTACATCGACAGTAAATGGATCGATTACATCTATCCAGGCCGTATACGTACCAGCGGACGACTATACCGATCCAGCTCCAGCGACTACGTTTGCCCACTTAGATGCAACGACAGAACTTTCAAGACAGATTGCTGAGCTTGGAATTTACCCAGCGGTAGATCCACTTTCATCTTCTTCTTCGATTTTAACTCCAGCTATCGTTGGTGAAGAGCACTATAACGTTGCTCGTGGTGTTCAGAAGATTCTTCAAAAATATAAAGAACTTCAAGACATCATCGCCATCCTTGGTATGGATGAACTTTCTGAAGAAGATAAGCTAATCGTTGGACGTGCTAGAAAGGTACAAAAATTCCTTTCTCAGCCATTCTTCGTAGCTGAGCAGTTTACTGGTCTGAAAGGTAAGTTCGTTGAAATCAACGATACGATTAAAGCTTTCAAAGCTATCCTTAACGGTGAAGTAGATGATCTACCAGAACAAGCTTTCTACCTAGTTGGTGGTCTTGATATGGTTTACGAAAAAGCTGCTCAAATTAAGGCTGGAAAATAA
- a CDS encoding TlpA family protein disulfide reductase, giving the protein MKKFLPFIIFIVVFGVVLAGQIGFKFFAKNEEVIKQSQEYLEYENLFLHGNYKTLAGEDLPMTKINAPVVILNFWASWCIPCLEEMPSMMALKNKFKPEQVQIVAINTDEDDQVANIHKIMKKINMKDEFIIVPDKNSKLVTDFKVSAIPVTIIFHRGKVVHFSNGPMDFNAEEIVEKMKEWTAN; this is encoded by the coding sequence ATGAAGAAATTTTTACCATTTATTATATTTATCGTGGTGTTTGGCGTTGTGCTTGCCGGACAAATAGGATTCAAGTTCTTCGCAAAAAATGAAGAAGTGATCAAGCAGTCGCAAGAATATCTGGAGTACGAGAATCTTTTCCTCCACGGAAATTATAAAACGCTGGCGGGCGAGGATCTGCCAATGACAAAAATCAATGCACCGGTGGTGATTTTAAATTTCTGGGCTTCGTGGTGTATTCCATGCCTGGAAGAGATGCCTTCGATGATGGCCCTAAAAAATAAATTCAAACCTGAACAAGTTCAAATTGTGGCCATCAATACAGATGAAGATGACCAAGTTGCCAACATTCATAAGATAATGAAGAAGATCAATATGAAAGATGAATTCATTATCGTTCCAGATAAAAACTCTAAGTTAGTCACAGACTTCAAAGTGTCAGCGATTCCAGTCACGATCATTTTCCATAGAGGAAAAGTGGTTCATTTTAGCAATGGGCCGATGGATTTTAATGCAGAAGAGATTGTGGAAAAAATGAAAGAGTGGACAGCGAATTAA